The DNA region aaaaaacccgcaaatgagctctccacagcttgctggatttgtcttgccttcgctcgtgtgattggtccactcggaacttgtaagcctccgagatcttgtgcatcagctccctcttcacgaatcccactttcgagctcgtgtgcttcagccccatcatcgtgcccacgatcctcatcacgaagtccttccgacctaagctcgtcggtttgactCCGAGTTGTATCACTCAGGGCGCCACAGGACTCACCGACTCCCATCAATCTCAATTACCCAACTCAATACATTACTTCTCATTTCCAAATATCATAATTGATTATATAAAAATGCATGATCCGTGATATTGACATGGCCATGACAATGCAGTTCTAAAATTGCCACTATAAcgataataaaaatactagtTTAAGAATAGGTTACTCACATTGACAAGTCCCCTGGACCTTAAACATCGAAAACTGaatgttttctattttctagaACTTTCTTCATATTTTTCCCTCAATATTCTCCTAAGTCGCTCACCTCTCTGTAATGTGTTGGTTTGGccgtgaaaattttaaatggcAAGAAGAGCACACGAGGCCATTTAAAGGGGAGAGTATGGCGgtggaaaaaaggaaatggaTCAAGATGAAATTGAGTTGGACATGTGGAAATGTAAGGGTGAAGGAGAATCCAACACATGGAAACCTAATTAAAGCTTATCTTCCAAATAAGTACacattaagaaatttttaattttattaaaatagatAATGATAAGGAGTATGAGATTGTgagaaaatcaaattaaactactcacatgtatacatgtatacatgtaagtaaaattttcaatttaataaataataaatgaaatctataaatatgtatattgaagaaaatttttGGGATGTTACAATAGGGCTGTCCAAATTTCGGGTAAACCAAGAAACTAAACCAAACCAAACTGAATAAGTAAGTTTGCTTCGGGCTATAGCTTGGCTTTAGCTAAATTGAATCAAAATCTCCAAGATTTAGCTCGGGTTTCAATTCATCCGCACCAAGAACCGAATTATTTTATAAGTCAAGGCCTTCAGGCCCATCCAATAGAGCCTAGCCCACGGTTCAACCCTTTCTAAAACTAATGATTCTTCCTCTTAGTTTTAGAAACGAATCCACTAACAGTTTAGTCCTCCAATTTTTCAATAGACACCACTTGAGAgcctaaattttcaaaaatggaaATTTGATCCCTCAATTTCAATTCCGTCTAGCAGTTTGGTCCTATCGTTAAGTGATTGAACAGAAAGTTGACGTGGACGCTGAGTTGGCTCAAACGGCGTCAAAGTGATGCCATGTAAGTACCAAAACGAAGTTGTTTCGCAACCTGCACACCGAAAAACAAAAACGGCACTGTGCTTCTTGACAACTAAAGGAATCCAAGATCGTTTCACGATAAGATTTTATTGACAAACtttcgacccgttgtttacgacataAACAAGagccttggtataactgacctcaactcgttgtttattgcgaaacaagaacctcggtatagtaagacgccacaaacggtggtgaaaagccgtttgataagtctgTGAAGAAGCCACAAATGGTGGtagaaagccgtttgataagtcgatgatgaacgccacgaaaatttccgataagttcgaattagttcttcaagaaccaaagagaatactttcacaattttctgaatgttcctttttttattaaaaattcactaagatagatatatatagacataaactaatcataatctggccatatctgatgaggatcgtgggcatgacaatgaggctgatgcacacgagcttggaagtcggactcgtgaagagggagctgatgcacaagatcttggaggcttgcatgttccgagtgggccaatcacattGGCGAAGGCCagacaaatccaacaagctatggagagcttaCTGATGggttttttgggccaagaggagtctaGTTCAATTGGGCCTCCAAAGGGCTTTATTCAACTAACTTGTCATGAGATATTAAACATGGAATaaagactgccaactattctaaatagcctttatttagtttcttttgttatttctGGTTTTAGAAAACTAAGGTTATTCTAGTTGctaagtttattagtttccaacTTCTCCTAAgtttatataaaggaggctgagtaaCTGATCATAGGCAGACTAttctggtattttggtgagattttctcctttgttcttcattgaactccttcaaACGAACAAGTGTGAGAGCTTATGATTGTTTGAcacaatttgatattattggttcttatttcttcataaacaatgGGTTAataatccttgtcttgatattgtggttcttgtttctccaTAAATAATAGGTCAATAATCATCTTCatctaaatctgtgtttggtgatctgggaatcgattcaagttggtcgttgggtttcacaatccttcgtgaggtccgcatcattttggtatcagagcatcaggctccaaatcaggtTTATCCTGTCCTTTTCGTTTCAATTTGATGAATTTCATTCCGTCTAGTTTGCTCGTTTTGGATTAgtagtagcaaaaaaaaaagaaaaagaaaaagaaaagaaaagcgaAGTTCCagcttttaaaaaaaggagaaaaaaattcggccaaaaaaaaatatagagctaaaaaatatatataaagaaaagaaagaagttgttggtgtcaatttgatccaaattctttgcatcagatcattctaaagttgttatttaccTTTGTTGGTGATCCACGTTGATTTTGCTCCTATAATTACCTAATACCTGATCTTCCATATTCCCTTCCCTATATCATCATCCATATCTTTCCATCCATATATTACTCTGAtatattcctttcttcattCCTAAAATCTTTCATTTCTTAACTTTCCTTTGACCATTTATTTCCCTGTTAGTTTGTGTTCAAGTTAGGGCCAATATATTAATTGCTGTTTTGAATTATTACAAGCTATAGTTTCCTTTGATTTGTAAGTTGCTgagttctttaaagaactttGAGGAGGAAATTACAGTGGAAAGAGGCAAGAGTGGTAAGCATATCAGAGGGAAAAAGCCATTGAACTGAGcgaaacacgagtgttgagtGACGATAATTTGAGGGCAAACAGGTGAGCGAGTGATTATGAGGTCCTaacaccatttttttttcatagtgCAAACATGAGCTTCGCAGGAAAAGACAATGAATCTACAACCGGGGGTGGAAGTAATGTCGTCCAGCAAGATGTTGCTTTCACTTTGAAAGCCATGCAGCAACAATTCGAGAGATTGGAAGTTGTTTTTTGAGATATCCGTGATAGAATGGACCGGCAAGATCAACGAATTCATCAAATGCATAGGGAGCAACCCAGGCAGCATGTGCAAGTGCCCAATGCAAGGAGACTAATCCGCTAGCCGCCGATTCCtcaagatgaagaagaagaagattatgaggaagatgatgaaatGGCATCCGTGGGAAGTGTGAGAAGAGCCAGAGGAGTTAGGAATGAGGGGCGAAGACATGGTAGGCGAGATCAAGCAATTAGAGATGGAGTAGATAGGAACATTGGGAGTATTAAAAGGACGATACCACATTTTCAAGGGAGGAATGACCTTGACGCTTTTAtcgaatgggagaggaaggtggaGCTTATATTTGATTGCCATAATTACTCggaagagaagaaagtgaagCTTGTAGCGGTGGAATTCACTGATTATGCCATCATTTGGTGGGACAAATTggttaaggaaaaaagaatgaaCCATGAAAGGCCCATTGAGACCTGGGAAGAGATGAAGACTGTCATGCGGAGGCGATTTGTTCCCTCGTATTACTATCGGGACTTgcatttaaaattgcaaagtcTAAGGCAGGGGACGAGGAGATGGAGATAGCTTTGATTCGGGCaaacattgaagaagatgaagaggcaATTATGGCCAGGTTTTTATGTAGTTTGAACCGAGAAATTGCTAATGTAGTGGAGCTACAAAATTATGTGGAGATAGAAGACATGGTTagcatggccatgaaggtAGAACGACAACTCAAGAGAGGGAGACCAGCGAAGCAAAAGGGTGGTTCTTATTCAGGGTCTTCAAATTGGAAgtcgaaatggggtgctagTTCAATATCTGTAGAAAAACCCAAATCGAATGCTGAAATGGGCATGAACAGGAGCCAATGGGACAATAAAGAGAGAGGTAACTCTACATTCTAACCTCAAAGAAATAgggatatcaaatgttttttGTGTTTGGGCTCTGggcatattgcttctcaatgtccaaataaaagggcaatAATCATGCTAGATAGTGGGGAGCTTGAAACTGAAGATGAGGAAAGTGATCACATGCCATTACATGATGATTCTAGTGATTGTGAATATGCTGCTGAGGGGAATGCCTTAGTAATCATGCAAGCACTTAATGCACaaatgaaggaagaagagagagatgatgtgCAAAGGGAAAATATATTCCACACTAGATGCCAAGTGAAGGATCGGGTATGTAGTTTGATCATTGACGGGGGTAGCTGTGTGAATGTGGCTAGCAAGTTACTTGTTGACAAGTTGGGATTGCGTACATTGAAGCATCATAGGTCATATAATCTGCAATGGCTGAATGAAAGTGGAGAAGTGAAGGTGAACAAGCAAGTTCTGGTTTCCTTTACAATTGGGAGATACAAAGATGaagttctttgtgatgtagtGCCCATGCATGCTAGTCATATGTTGCTTGGGaggccatggcaatttgatagataggcgatacatgatgggtataagAATTGATACTCTTTTGTCAAGGATGATAGAAAGGTGACACTTGTTCCATTGACACCTAATCAGGTGTATGAGGATCAGTTCCGAATCAAGATATCAATTTGTGAGAAAAGTGAGGTAGAAGCTAAGattcaaaggaaaaaaaaaagagtgagcAAGTGAGAGAGGAGAATGGTAAGAatagagaggaagaaaatcgggagagtgaaaagaaagagagttcaGCTATAGATGAGATGAAAgagttagttgagagaaaagagaaaaaaatgagtttctatgcaaaaaaaagagagatcaCGAGTGCATTTAAAGCTAATCGCCCAATAATCTTGTTCGTTTATAAGGAGGCTTATTTCTTTGACCTTAATTCTTCTTTGCTAAGTTGTATTacctctcttttgcaggagtttggAGATGTCTTTTCCAAGGAGTTACCCAATCGTTTGCCACCAATAAGGGGAATAGAACATCAAATTGACTTTGTGCCAGGAGCCGTAATTCTGAGCCGGCCAGCTTATCGAAGTAATCCGAAGGAAATAAAGGAACTTCAAAGGCAAGTGGACGAGCTTTTAGCTCAAGGGCATGTGCGTGAGAGCATGAGTCCTTATGCAGTCCCGGTGTTGCTGGTGCCAAAGAAAGATGGTACTTAGCgaatgtgtgtggattgccgCGTTGTAAACAAAATCACGGTAAAGTATTGACATCtcattcctcgattagatgatatattggatgaattgcatggttTCACTTTATTTACAAAACTAGACTTGAAAAGCGGATACCATCATATTAAGATGAAAGAgggttgtcagcaccccattttggcccaccggcttcccacacggggattcccgaccgaagtccgggacactattcatcactcggcaatcagaggcaaataggcgggtacggggtcatgagcaataggagaaagaGCTAGGCC from Punica granatum isolate Tunisia-2019 chromosome 3, ASM765513v2, whole genome shotgun sequence includes:
- the LOC116200452 gene encoding uncharacterized protein LOC116200452, which produces MASVGSVRRARGVRNEGRRHGRRDQAIRDGVDRNIGSIKRTIPHFQGRNDLDAFIEWERKVELIFDCHNYSEEKKVKLVAVEFTDYAIIWWDKLVKEKRMNHERPIETWEEMKTSKAGDEEMEIALIRANIEEDEEAIMARFLCSLNREIANVVELQNYVEIEDMVSMAMKVERQLKRGRPAKQKGGSYSGSSNWKSKWGASSISVEKPKSNAEMGMNRSQWDNKERDSGELETEDEESDHMPLHDDSSDCEYAAEGNALVIMQALNAQMKEEERDDVQRENIFHTRCQVKDRVCSLIIDGGSCVNVASKLLVDKLGLRTLKHHRSYNLQWLNESGEVKVNKQVLVSFTIGRYKDEVLCDDDRKVTLVPLTPNQVYEDQFRIKISICEKSEEFGDVFSKELPNRLPPIRGIEHQIDFVPGAVILSRPAYRSNPKEIKELQRQVDELLAQGHVRESMSPYAVPVLLVPKKDGT